GATGATGCCGGGGCAGTTCGGACCGATGATCCGTGTCGCGCCGACCTTCCTGGCCTGCGCGAGGGCCTCGGCGGAGTCCCGGACCGGGGTGCCCTCCGTGATGACCACGGCCAGCGGGATCTGCGCGTCAATGGCCTCGACGATGGCGTCCTTCACGAAGGGCGCGGGGACGAAGATCACCGACACGTTCGCACCGGTTTCCGCCATGGCCTCGGCCACGGTACCGAAGACGGGCAGCTCGGTGTCATGCAGGGTGATCGTCTGCCCGGCCTTGCGTGGGTTCGTGCCGCCGACCACCTTCGACCCCGCGGCGAGCATGCGGGTGGTGTGCTCACGGCCCTCGTTGCCCGTGATGCCCTGAACGATGATCCTGGAGTTCTCGTCGAGAAAAATCGACATTGTCTCGTCCTGCGCTTTCTCTACTCGACGGCCGCGGCCAGTTCGGCGGCCTTATCGGCGGCCTCGTCCATGTTCCACACGCCCGTCACGAGCGGGTGGTTGTACTCGGCGAGGATGCGGCGACCCTCGTCGACGTTGTTGCCGTCGAGACGCACGACCAGTGGCTTGGTGGCGGCGTCGCCCAGCTCCTCGAGCGCCCCGACGATGCCCCGGGCGACGTCGTCACAGGCGGTGATCCCCCCGAAGACATTGACCAGGACGCTTCTGACCTGCTCGTCCGCGAGCACGATCTCGAGGCTGGCTGTCATGGTCTCCGCCGAGGCACCGCCGCCGATATCAAGGAAGTTCGCGGGCTTCTGGCCGCCGTGTCGTTCGCCGGCGGCCGCGACCACGTCGAGCGTCGACATGACCAGGCCCGCACCGTTGCCGATGATCCCGACCGAGCCTTCGAGGGTGACGTACTTGAGGTTCTTCTCCCTGGCCTTCCGCTCGAGCGGGTCGAGGTGGCCTGCGGCCTGGGACAGCGCCGCGCGGTTCTCGTGCCGGAAGGCGGCGTTGTCGTCAAGGGTGATCTTGGCGTCGAGCGCGATGATCTCGCCCTGCGTGGTGAGCACCAGCGGGTTGACCTCCACGAGCGTGGCGTCCTCGTCGCGGTAGACCTCGTAGAGTTTCTGCAGGACCGGAACGACCTTCTCCCCCACCTCCCCGGGGAAGTTCGCCGCCGCCACGATCTCGCGAGCCTTGGCTTCGTCGATGCCCGTGACAGGGTCGATCTCGACGCGGGCGAGCGCCTCGGGCTTCTCCTTCGCCAGCCCTTCGATGTCCATCCCTCCCTCGACCGAGGCCATCGCCAGGTAGGAGCGGTTCGCGCGGTCGAGCAGCACCGAGAAGTAGTACTCCTGCGCGATGTCGGCACCCTGGGAGATCATGACCTTCTCCACCGTGTGGCCCCTGATATTCATGCCGAGGATCTCGCGCGCGGCGTCGAAGGCCTCGTCCGGTGTGGTGACCACCCTGATGCCGCCTGCTTTGCCGCGGCCGCCGATCTTCACCTGGGCCTTGACCACGGTCACCCCGCCGATCCGGGCGGCGGCCTCGCGGGCCTCCTCAGGTGTGGAGGCCACCATGGCCGCCAGGACCGGGACCTGGTGGGCGGCGAAGAGCTCACGCGCCTGGTACTCAAAGAGATCCACGTTGCATCCCATCCCCGACCTGATCGGCCGTGTTCGGTTATTCGGGCATGTAGTGAATTCTATCCCTTAAAAAAGCAGAGCGCCGCCACCCATGAAGGGTGACGGCGCTGTGCGTCGCTGGGATCAGCGGACGTCGATAAGCAAAAGCTTAGCGGGCGGCCTCGATCTGCACGGACTGGGCCACTGCCTGGACGACCGCGGCGACCTTGACGGCTTCCCAGACCTGTTCCTTGGTCAGACCCTCCTCGCGGACGGTCTTGTCGTGGGCGACGACACAGTTCTCGCAGCCGTTGATGGTGGAGACGGCCAGGGACCACAGCTCGAAATCAGCCTTCTCAACGCCGGGCTTGGAGATGATGTTCATCCGCAGGCCGAACTTGACGTTGGTGTAGTCCTCACCGAGGAAGTGCTTCGCA
This sequence is a window from Corynebacterium comes. Protein-coding genes within it:
- a CDS encoding carboxymuconolactone decarboxylase family protein, which translates into the protein MSIDNLKSSLPEYAKDQKLNLGSLTRSTELNEQQLWGTLLASAAATKNDTVFAEISEEAKEHLSDEAFEAALGSATVMAMNNVAYRAKHFLGEDYTNVKFGLRMNIISKPGVEKADFELWSLAVSTINGCENCVVAHDKTVREEGLTKEQVWEAVKVAAVVQAVAQSVQIEAAR
- the sucC gene encoding ADP-forming succinate--CoA ligase subunit beta, producing the protein MDLFEYQARELFAAHQVPVLAAMVASTPEEAREAAARIGGVTVVKAQVKIGGRGKAGGIRVVTTPDEAFDAAREILGMNIRGHTVEKVMISQGADIAQEYYFSVLLDRANRSYLAMASVEGGMDIEGLAKEKPEALARVEIDPVTGIDEAKAREIVAAANFPGEVGEKVVPVLQKLYEVYRDEDATLVEVNPLVLTTQGEIIALDAKITLDDNAAFRHENRAALSQAAGHLDPLERKAREKNLKYVTLEGSVGIIGNGAGLVMSTLDVVAAAGERHGGQKPANFLDIGGGASAETMTASLEIVLADEQVRSVLVNVFGGITACDDVARGIVGALEELGDAATKPLVVRLDGNNVDEGRRILAEYNHPLVTGVWNMDEAADKAAELAAAVE